A single region of the Paraburkholderia sprentiae WSM5005 genome encodes:
- the bamC gene encoding outer membrane protein assembly factor BamC, translating to MKRSAFSLHATRMAALALALSTLAGCDTLNDWFASDRVNYKATSSAPPLAVPSDLSTSPNDQRYVAPPANLALGGTPTRAVTAAGNATEGQPTAQDPLGMHIERDGDRRWLVVDGRSPEQLWPQLQEFWQENGFALKTDAPATGIMSTDWAENRANIPDDWFRRTIGKVIDFAYSSGTRDSFRTLVSRGSDSATDISITHSAMEEVLTGQDKTSSRWEERPRDPALEALFLAKLMQKFGLTEAQSKQLLTDARPATAPTTIEQNAGASTLDLQESFDRAWLRVGLALDRTNFTVDNRDREKGIYYVRYADSMQELKKEGLFGKLFYSGNSTRKPGQEFRVNVRAKGDAVTQIAVVDANGQVDTSSDAQRIVSLLHAQLN from the coding sequence ATGAAACGTTCCGCATTTTCCCTCCACGCAACCCGCATGGCGGCGCTGGCGCTTGCCCTGTCGACGCTCGCCGGCTGTGACACGCTGAACGACTGGTTCGCTTCCGACCGCGTCAACTACAAGGCGACCTCGAGCGCGCCGCCGCTCGCCGTGCCGAGCGATCTGAGCACGTCGCCGAACGACCAGCGCTATGTGGCGCCGCCCGCCAATCTGGCGCTGGGTGGCACGCCGACCCGTGCTGTCACGGCGGCTGGCAACGCGACCGAAGGCCAGCCGACTGCGCAGGATCCGCTCGGCATGCACATCGAGCGCGACGGCGACCGTCGCTGGCTTGTGGTAGACGGCCGGTCGCCGGAGCAGCTGTGGCCGCAGTTGCAGGAGTTCTGGCAGGAGAACGGCTTCGCACTGAAGACGGACGCGCCGGCCACCGGCATCATGTCGACCGACTGGGCGGAAAACCGCGCGAACATTCCGGACGACTGGTTCCGCCGCACGATCGGCAAGGTCATCGACTTCGCCTATTCGTCCGGTACCCGCGACAGTTTCCGCACGCTGGTGTCGCGCGGTTCGGACAGCGCGACCGATATCTCAATCACGCATAGCGCGATGGAAGAAGTGCTGACCGGGCAGGACAAGACGTCCTCGCGCTGGGAAGAGCGTCCGCGCGACCCGGCTCTCGAGGCGCTGTTCCTCGCGAAGCTGATGCAGAAGTTCGGCCTGACCGAAGCGCAGTCGAAGCAGCTGCTGACCGACGCGCGCCCGGCGACCGCGCCGACCACCATTGAGCAGAACGCGGGCGCCTCGACGCTCGATCTGCAGGAGTCGTTCGACCGCGCCTGGCTGCGTGTGGGCCTCGCGCTCGATCGCACCAACTTCACGGTCGACAATCGCGATCGCGAGAAGGGCATCTATTACGTGCGCTACGCGGATTCGATGCAGGAACTGAAGAAGGAAGGCTTGTTCGGCAAGCTGTTCTACAGCGGCAATTCGACGCGCAAGCCGGGCCAGGAATTCCGCGTCAACGTGCGCGCGAAGGGCGACGCGGTGACGCAGATTGCGGTCGTCGACGCGAATGGGCAGGTCGACACGTCGTCGGATGCGCAGCGCATCGTGTCGCTGCTGCACGCGCAACTGAACTAG
- the dapA gene encoding 4-hydroxy-tetrahydrodipicolinate synthase: MTNGNHSGHQNGVQIRGSIPAIITPMLEDGSLDLPAFRKLIDWHVEEGTNALVVVGTSGESATLSVEEHVLMVKTAVEHTAGRIPVIAGAGANSTAEAIELTRHAKDVGADATLQVVPYYNKPTQEGIYRHFAKIAETVDLPVILYNVPGRTVADMSNETILRCAQVPGIVGVKEATGNIDRAAHLIKSAPAHFGIYSGDDPTAIALMLLGGHGNISVTANVAPRAMSQLCKAALAADVKTARDIHLKLLSLHKYLFAEANPIPAKWALQQLGRVQGGIRLPLTPLDVQYHEVVRGALRDAGLLG; encoded by the coding sequence ATGACTAACGGCAACCACAGCGGTCACCAGAACGGCGTTCAGATCCGCGGCAGCATCCCCGCCATCATCACCCCGATGCTCGAAGACGGCAGCCTCGATCTGCCGGCGTTTCGCAAACTGATCGATTGGCACGTCGAGGAAGGCACGAATGCGCTCGTCGTGGTCGGCACGAGCGGCGAATCGGCCACGCTGTCGGTCGAAGAACACGTGCTGATGGTCAAGACCGCGGTCGAGCACACCGCTGGCCGGATTCCGGTCATCGCGGGCGCGGGCGCCAACTCCACCGCTGAAGCGATCGAACTGACGCGGCACGCGAAGGACGTCGGCGCCGATGCCACGCTGCAGGTCGTCCCGTACTACAACAAGCCGACCCAGGAAGGCATCTACCGCCATTTTGCGAAGATCGCCGAAACCGTCGATCTGCCGGTGATCCTCTACAACGTGCCCGGCCGCACCGTCGCCGACATGAGCAACGAAACCATCCTGCGCTGCGCGCAGGTGCCGGGCATCGTTGGCGTCAAGGAAGCCACCGGCAACATCGACCGCGCCGCGCATCTGATCAAGTCGGCGCCGGCGCACTTCGGCATCTATAGCGGCGACGATCCCACTGCGATCGCACTGATGCTGCTCGGCGGCCATGGCAATATTTCGGTCACCGCGAACGTCGCGCCGCGCGCAATGAGCCAGCTATGCAAGGCCGCGCTCGCGGCGGACGTGAAGACCGCGCGCGACATTCATCTGAAACTCCTGTCGCTGCACAAGTACCTGTTTGCCGAAGCGAATCCGATTCCGGCGAAATGGGCGCTGCAGCAACTGGGGCGAGTGCAGGGCGGCATCCGCCTGCCGCTCACGCCGCTCGACGTGCAATACCACGAAGTGGTGCGCGGCGCGTTGCGTGATGCGGGCCTGCTAGGCTGA
- a CDS encoding class I SAM-dependent methyltransferase yields MSSPVTSGLHGLGEPSRWVRHWAHLIAPGGAVLDVASGAGRHARFLASLGHPVTAIDRDAAALDLLRDVPLVTPVVADLEDAPWPLPRDAEFAAVVVTHYLHRPLFPQLLRALAPGGILVYETFAQGNESVGKPSNPAYLLTPGELLDIVRGQLRVIAFQDGFVAEPRPAYVQRICAVREAACADDPARATAPPCYELAG; encoded by the coding sequence ATGAGTTCGCCCGTTACCAGTGGTTTGCACGGCCTCGGTGAACCGTCGCGCTGGGTGCGTCACTGGGCGCACCTGATCGCGCCGGGCGGCGCGGTGCTCGACGTCGCATCGGGCGCCGGGCGCCACGCGCGCTTTCTTGCGTCGCTGGGCCATCCCGTCACCGCGATTGATCGCGACGCGGCTGCGCTCGATCTGCTGCGCGACGTGCCGCTCGTCACGCCGGTCGTAGCCGATCTCGAAGATGCGCCGTGGCCATTGCCTCGCGACGCGGAGTTCGCCGCGGTCGTCGTCACTCACTACCTGCATCGGCCGCTTTTTCCACAGTTGCTGCGCGCGCTCGCACCCGGCGGCATACTGGTTTACGAGACCTTCGCGCAAGGAAACGAAAGCGTCGGTAAACCCTCCAATCCGGCGTATTTGCTGACGCCTGGCGAGCTGCTCGACATTGTGCGGGGTCAGCTGCGGGTGATCGCATTTCAGGACGGTTTTGTCGCCGAGCCGCGCCCGGCCTACGTTCAGCGCATCTGCGCGGTTCGGGAAGCGGCCTGTGCTGATGATCCCGCGCGGGCAACAGCGCCACCTTGTTACGAGTTGGCTGGCTAA
- a CDS encoding tryptophan--tRNA ligase, giving the protein MFPDRIFSGMRPTGSLHLGHYHGVLKNWVRLQSEYPCFFCVVDWHALTTHYETPEVIEKNVWDVLIDWLASGIDPAQATLFIQSKVPEHAELALLLGMSTPLGWLERVPTYKEQMEKLKDKDLSTYGFLGYPVLMAADILLYRGSLVPVGEDQVPHVEMTREIARRFNYLYGREPGFEEKANEAAKKLGGKRAKLYHELRNAHQQEGDDEALERARALLQESQSLSMSDRERLFGYLEGSRKIILVEPQAMLTEASRMPGLDGQKMSKSYGNTIGLREDAETITKKVRTMPTDPARVRRTDPGDPDKCPVWQLHQVYTDKATHEWVQKGCRSAGIGCLDCKQPVVEGILREQQPMLERAQKYMDDPSLLRAIVADGCDKARRFATETMRDVREAMGLSYN; this is encoded by the coding sequence ATGTTCCCAGACCGTATCTTCTCCGGCATGCGGCCCACCGGGTCGCTGCACCTCGGCCACTATCACGGCGTGCTGAAAAACTGGGTGCGGCTGCAGTCCGAGTACCCGTGCTTCTTCTGCGTGGTCGACTGGCACGCGCTGACGACGCACTACGAAACGCCCGAAGTGATCGAAAAGAACGTATGGGACGTGCTGATCGACTGGCTCGCTTCTGGCATCGATCCGGCGCAGGCGACGCTGTTCATCCAGAGCAAGGTGCCCGAGCATGCCGAGCTCGCGCTGCTGCTCGGCATGAGCACGCCGCTCGGCTGGCTCGAACGCGTGCCGACCTACAAGGAGCAGATGGAAAAGCTGAAGGACAAGGATTTGTCCACCTACGGCTTCCTCGGCTATCCGGTGCTGATGGCGGCGGACATTCTGCTATATCGCGGCTCGCTCGTGCCGGTCGGTGAAGACCAGGTGCCGCACGTCGAGATGACGCGTGAAATCGCGCGCCGTTTCAACTACCTGTACGGCCGCGAGCCGGGTTTCGAGGAGAAGGCGAACGAAGCTGCGAAGAAGCTCGGCGGCAAGCGCGCGAAGCTGTATCACGAACTACGCAACGCGCATCAGCAGGAAGGCGACGACGAAGCGCTCGAGCGCGCGCGGGCGCTGCTGCAGGAATCGCAAAGCCTGTCGATGAGCGATCGCGAGCGCCTGTTCGGCTATCTGGAAGGCTCCCGCAAGATCATCCTCGTCGAGCCGCAGGCGATGCTGACTGAGGCGTCGCGCATGCCGGGTCTCGACGGCCAGAAGATGTCGAAGTCGTACGGCAACACGATCGGCCTGCGCGAAGACGCGGAAACGATCACGAAGAAGGTCCGTACGATGCCGACCGACCCCGCGCGAGTGCGCCGCACCGATCCGGGCGATCCGGACAAATGCCCGGTGTGGCAGCTGCATCAGGTCTATACCGACAAGGCGACCCACGAGTGGGTGCAGAAGGGCTGCCGCTCGGCGGGCATCGGTTGTCTCGATTGCAAGCAGCCGGTCGTCGAAGGGATTCTGCGCGAGCAGCAGCCTATGCTCGAGCGCGCGCAGAAGTACATGGACGACCCGTCGCTGTTGCGCGCGATCGTCGCCGACGGTTGCGACAAGGCGCGCCGCTTCGCCACCGAAACGATGCGCGACGTCCGCGAGGCGATGGGCCTGTCGTACAACTGA
- a CDS encoding site-2 protease family protein, giving the protein MDSSLIQTIAVYALPVIFAITLHEAAHGYVARWLGDNTAYVLGRVSLNPMRHIDPLGTIAIPLLLYFATSGAFMFGYAKPVPVAFGNLRNPRWGSLWVAAAGPLCNFIQALIWGVFGVALAVLNVNEPFFTRMAGAGVGVNLVLGVLNLFPLPPLDGGRVVMALLPPKQSIALSRLEPYGFFIVMALVMTGTLTRFWLKPLVTLGYSAITAILTPLVSLF; this is encoded by the coding sequence ATGGATTCCTCCCTGATACAGACGATTGCGGTGTACGCGCTGCCGGTGATCTTCGCGATCACGCTGCACGAGGCCGCGCACGGCTACGTCGCGCGCTGGCTCGGCGACAACACCGCCTACGTGCTCGGCCGCGTGTCGCTCAACCCGATGCGGCACATCGATCCGCTCGGCACGATCGCCATTCCGTTGCTGCTGTACTTCGCGACGAGCGGCGCGTTCATGTTCGGCTATGCGAAGCCGGTGCCGGTCGCGTTCGGCAATTTGCGCAACCCGCGCTGGGGCAGCCTATGGGTCGCGGCGGCCGGCCCTCTCTGCAATTTCATCCAGGCGCTGATCTGGGGCGTGTTCGGTGTTGCGCTCGCGGTGCTCAATGTCAACGAACCGTTTTTTACACGCATGGCGGGTGCGGGCGTCGGCGTCAATCTCGTGCTCGGCGTGTTGAACCTGTTTCCGCTGCCGCCGCTCGATGGGGGCCGCGTGGTGATGGCCCTGTTGCCGCCGAAGCAATCGATCGCGTTGTCGCGGCTCGAGCCGTACGGCTTTTTCATTGTGATGGCGCTCGTGATGACGGGTACGCTCACGCGTTTCTGGTTGAAGCCACTGGTTACGCTCGGCTATAGCGCCATCACCGCAATTCTGACTCCACTTGTTTCGCTTTTCTAA
- a CDS encoding L-threonylcarbamoyladenylate synthase, producing the protein MSQYFRLHPDNPQPRLVKQAVQIINDGGVVALPTDSTYALACRLDDKDAVERLRRIRGLDEKQLLSLLVRDLSELANFAMVDNWQYRLLKSVTPGPYVFVLQATKEVPRRVSHPSRKTIGLRVPDHAITLAILEELGQPLLGSTLIMPGESEPLNDPEEIRARLEKQLDLVIDGGACVCEPSTVIDLTGSEPVLVRAGRGPLAPFGLEQTA; encoded by the coding sequence ATGTCCCAATACTTTCGGCTTCATCCCGACAATCCGCAGCCGCGCCTCGTCAAGCAGGCCGTGCAGATCATCAACGACGGCGGCGTGGTCGCCTTGCCGACCGATTCGACCTACGCGCTTGCCTGCCGTCTCGACGACAAGGATGCGGTCGAGCGTCTGCGGCGCATCCGCGGACTCGACGAAAAGCAGCTGCTGTCGCTGCTGGTGCGCGACCTGTCCGAGCTCGCCAATTTTGCGATGGTGGACAACTGGCAGTATCGGCTGCTCAAATCGGTGACCCCGGGTCCCTATGTGTTCGTGCTGCAGGCGACCAAAGAAGTGCCGCGGCGCGTGTCGCATCCATCGCGCAAGACGATCGGCCTGCGAGTGCCGGACCACGCGATCACGCTCGCGATTCTCGAGGAACTCGGTCAGCCGCTGCTCGGCTCGACGCTGATCATGCCTGGCGAAAGCGAGCCGCTGAACGACCCGGAGGAAATCCGCGCGCGGCTCGAAAAGCAGCTCGATCTGGTGATCGACGGCGGTGCGTGCGTGTGCGAGCCGTCCACCGTGATCGATCTGACGGGTTCGGAGCCGGTGCTGGTGCGGGCAGGGCGCGGCCCGCTCGCGCCGTTCGGCCTCGAGCAAACAGCGTGA
- a CDS encoding 3',5'-nucleoside bisphosphate phosphatase yields the protein MNADLHCHSTVSDGLFAPADVARRAYANGVTLWALTDHDEVGGQQEARATAEALGIKYLSGVEISVTWAGRTVHIVGLGIDPTSRILIDGLARTRDGRAARAEAIGERLAALGVPDAYEGALQYVSNPDMMSRTHFARFMVEHGHCANAQEVFDRYLGDGKPGYIAHRWAKLADALGWIQAAGGVAVVAHPGRYAYSQLEFDTFFGEFIDLGGKAIEVVTGSHTPDQYREYADVARRFGFEASRGSDFHAPGEGRIELGALPPLPADLKPVWERWL from the coding sequence ATGAACGCCGATCTCCACTGCCACTCCACCGTTTCCGACGGCCTGTTCGCACCGGCCGACGTCGCGCGCCGCGCGTACGCGAACGGCGTGACGCTGTGGGCGCTCACCGATCACGACGAAGTGGGCGGCCAGCAGGAGGCGCGCGCCACGGCCGAGGCTCTCGGCATCAAGTACCTGAGCGGCGTCGAGATTTCAGTCACGTGGGCGGGGCGCACCGTGCATATCGTCGGACTCGGCATCGATCCGACCAGCCGGATCCTGATCGACGGTCTCGCACGGACTCGCGACGGCCGTGCCGCGCGCGCCGAAGCGATCGGCGAGCGACTGGCCGCGCTCGGCGTTCCAGACGCGTACGAGGGCGCGCTGCAATACGTGTCGAATCCCGACATGATGTCGCGCACCCATTTCGCGCGCTTCATGGTTGAACATGGTCACTGCGCAAACGCGCAGGAAGTGTTCGACCGTTATCTCGGCGACGGCAAGCCGGGCTACATCGCGCACCGCTGGGCCAAGCTCGCCGATGCGCTGGGCTGGATCCAGGCCGCGGGCGGCGTCGCGGTCGTCGCGCATCCGGGTCGCTACGCGTATTCGCAACTCGAATTCGACACGTTCTTCGGCGAATTCATCGACCTCGGCGGCAAGGCGATCGAGGTCGTAACGGGCAGCCACACGCCCGACCAGTACCGCGAATACGCGGACGTCGCGCGTCGCTTCGGCTTCGAGGCCTCGCGTGGCTCCGACTTCCATGCGCCTGGCGAAGGCCGCATCGAACTCGGCGCGCTGCCGCCGTTACCCGCTGATCTGAAGCCCGTCTGGGAACGCTGGCTGTGA
- a CDS encoding alpha/beta fold hydrolase: MNTSRSEFVAARGVRLHVRRWGHADTPMLFMLHGWMDVAASFQFVVDALGGDWQVIAPDLRGFGLSDWPVAARGGGSYSVQDYLGDLDALIDHYAPSGEVNLVGHSLGANVVCLYAGVRPQRVRRVVDLEGFGLAAAHPAQAPKRLVSWLDELRDPPQLKRYASLEDVAARLIKTNPRLDPRRAQFLAQHWSKPDGEGRFMLLADPAHKVRGPTLYRLDEVMAVWRKVSAKVLHVEAAGSPTLAQIAGEVPLDEFKARFRAFPDWREKIIDGAGHMVHHDQPEQIAALIEGFCA; the protein is encoded by the coding sequence ATGAATACTTCCCGCTCTGAGTTCGTTGCCGCGCGCGGCGTCCGGCTGCACGTGCGGCGCTGGGGTCATGCCGATACGCCGATGCTGTTTATGCTGCATGGCTGGATGGACGTCGCCGCGTCGTTCCAGTTCGTCGTCGATGCGCTCGGCGGCGACTGGCAGGTGATCGCGCCCGACCTGCGCGGCTTCGGCCTGTCCGACTGGCCCGTCGCCGCGCGCGGCGGCGGCAGCTACTCGGTGCAGGACTACCTCGGCGATCTCGATGCGCTGATCGACCACTACGCGCCGAGCGGCGAAGTGAACCTCGTCGGTCACAGCCTGGGCGCGAACGTCGTGTGCCTGTACGCGGGCGTGCGGCCCCAACGGGTGCGACGCGTGGTCGATCTGGAAGGCTTCGGGCTCGCGGCAGCGCATCCGGCGCAGGCGCCGAAGCGTCTCGTCAGCTGGCTCGACGAATTGCGCGATCCGCCGCAGCTGAAGCGCTACGCGTCGCTCGAGGACGTCGCCGCGCGCCTGATCAAAACCAATCCGCGCCTCGATCCGCGGCGCGCGCAGTTTCTCGCGCAGCACTGGTCGAAGCCGGATGGCGAAGGGCGCTTCATGCTGCTCGCCGATCCGGCGCACAAGGTCCGCGGTCCGACGCTGTATCGCCTCGACGAGGTGATGGCGGTGTGGCGCAAGGTCAGCGCGAAGGTGCTGCATGTCGAGGCCGCTGGCTCGCCGACGCTCGCGCAGATTGCCGGCGAAGTTCCACTCGACGAATTCAAGGCGCGTTTCCGGGCGTTTCCCGATTGGCGCGAGAAGATCATCGACGGCGCGGGGCACATGGTGCATCACGACCAGCCGGAACAGATCGCAGCGCTGATCGAAGGTTTCTGCGCCTGA
- a CDS encoding ferritin-like domain-containing protein, whose protein sequence is MTSAASPPRVDSPASNSRNEPSCTRRAALAALCEQDPAAKAAAARELYAAVLDRRALCDAGLHLAEPASLPGRPERPELVEPRELGRRSMQSPHGRAVLLHALAHIEFNAINLALDAVWRFARMPVAFYTDWLKVAAEEAYHYSLLAARLAEYGHAYGDFPAHGGLWDMCERTRGDVLARMALVPRTLEARGLDASPPIRARLQQAGDHASAAILDVILRDEIGHVLIGNRWFRHLCDADGLDPHRTYLRLADQYHAPKLRGPFNFEARREAGFDDAELAALASQDAQQAT, encoded by the coding sequence ATGACGTCCGCCGCTTCGCCCCCTCGTGTCGATTCTCCCGCATCGAATTCTCGGAATGAGCCGTCGTGCACGCGCCGCGCCGCGCTCGCCGCGTTGTGCGAGCAGGATCCCGCCGCGAAGGCCGCGGCGGCCCGCGAACTGTACGCGGCGGTACTTGACCGCCGCGCTCTCTGCGACGCCGGCCTCCATCTCGCCGAGCCCGCCAGCCTGCCGGGCCGCCCTGAGCGGCCCGAGCTGGTCGAACCGCGCGAGCTCGGCCGCCGCAGTATGCAGTCGCCGCACGGACGCGCGGTGCTACTCCACGCGCTCGCGCACATCGAGTTCAACGCGATCAATCTGGCGCTCGACGCCGTCTGGCGCTTCGCCCGCATGCCCGTCGCGTTTTATACCGACTGGCTCAAGGTCGCCGCCGAAGAGGCGTATCACTACTCGCTGCTCGCCGCGCGTCTGGCCGAATACGGCCACGCCTATGGTGATTTCCCCGCGCACGGCGGCTTGTGGGACATGTGCGAGCGAACTCGCGGCGACGTCCTCGCGCGCATGGCGCTCGTGCCGCGCACGCTCGAGGCGCGCGGCCTCGACGCGTCGCCGCCGATCCGCGCGCGTCTGCAGCAAGCTGGCGATCACGCCTCGGCGGCGATCCTCGATGTGATCCTGCGCGATGAAATCGGCCACGTGCTGATCGGCAACCGCTGGTTTCGTCACCTGTGCGATGCGGACGGCCTCGACCCGCACCGCACCTATCTGCGTCTCGCCGACCAGTATCACGCGCCGAAATTGCGTGGCCCGTTCAATTTCGAAGCGCGCCGCGAGGCCGGTTTCGACGACGCGGAACTCGCCGCGCTAGCGAGCCAGGATGCGCAGCAGGCCACATAG
- a CDS encoding gamma carbonic anhydrase family protein has protein sequence MTIYKLGEAAPIIHESVFVADSANIIGNVTLEENASVWFGATLRGDNEPITIGAGSNVQENAVLHTDPGYPLTVESNVTVGHQAMLHGCTIKEGALIGIQAVVLNGAVIGRNCLVGAGAIVTEGKVFPDNTLILGAPAKAVRELTEADIANMQRGAASYAGRREYFKAQLVRIG, from the coding sequence GTGACGATTTACAAGCTGGGCGAAGCCGCCCCGATCATCCATGAAAGCGTGTTCGTCGCGGATTCGGCGAACATCATCGGCAACGTGACGCTCGAGGAGAACGCGAGCGTGTGGTTCGGCGCGACGCTGCGCGGCGACAACGAGCCGATCACGATCGGTGCCGGCAGCAACGTCCAGGAAAACGCGGTGCTGCACACCGACCCCGGCTATCCGCTGACGGTGGAGTCGAACGTGACGGTCGGCCATCAGGCGATGCTGCACGGCTGCACGATCAAGGAAGGTGCGTTGATCGGAATTCAGGCGGTGGTCTTGAACGGCGCGGTGATCGGCCGCAACTGTCTGGTCGGAGCGGGCGCCATCGTCACAGAGGGCAAGGTGTTTCCCGACAATACGCTGATCCTCGGCGCGCCCGCGAAGGCGGTGCGCGAGCTGACGGAAGCGGATATCGCCAACATGCAGCGCGGCGCGGCAAGCTATGCCGGGCGCCGCGAGTATTTCAAGGCGCAGCTCGTACGCATCGGCTAG
- the hslO gene encoding Hsp33 family molecular chaperone HslO: protein MSDQLQKFMFSAAPVRGEIVSLRNTWQDVLTRRDYPAPVRTILGEMMAACALLSANLKFDGTLVMQIFGDGPVKMLVVQCSSNLTMRATAKLSGEAGHTIDDTTSLVDLVNASGHGRCVITLDPTDKQPGQQPYQSIVPLSGVSGPLKSIAEVLEHYMHHSEQLDTRMWLAANTERAVGMLLQKLPGDGGIVPHPGELDADTWERVCTLGGTLSQSELLSEEPETVFRRLFWQENVQHFEPVTARFECTCSREKVGAMLKMLGRAEVDSVIEERGHVEIHCEFCNQRYEFDPVDVAQLFVASGLSQGVTPAAAQRH, encoded by the coding sequence GTGAGCGACCAGTTGCAAAAATTCATGTTCAGCGCGGCGCCCGTGCGCGGCGAGATCGTTTCCCTGCGCAATACCTGGCAGGACGTGCTGACGCGCCGCGATTATCCAGCGCCCGTGCGAACGATCCTGGGCGAAATGATGGCCGCCTGCGCGCTGCTGTCGGCGAACCTGAAGTTCGACGGCACACTCGTCATGCAAATTTTCGGCGATGGCCCGGTCAAGATGCTGGTCGTGCAATGCAGCTCGAACCTGACGATGCGTGCAACCGCGAAGCTGTCCGGCGAAGCCGGCCATACGATCGACGATACGACTTCGCTCGTCGATCTGGTGAACGCGAGCGGCCACGGCCGCTGCGTGATCACGCTCGACCCGACCGACAAGCAGCCCGGACAGCAGCCGTACCAGAGTATCGTGCCGCTCTCGGGCGTGAGCGGACCACTGAAGTCGATCGCCGAAGTGCTCGAGCACTACATGCATCACTCCGAGCAGCTCGACACGCGCATGTGGCTCGCGGCGAACACCGAGCGCGCGGTCGGCATGCTGCTGCAGAAGCTGCCGGGCGACGGCGGCATCGTCCCGCATCCGGGCGAGCTCGACGCCGATACATGGGAGCGCGTGTGCACGCTCGGTGGCACGCTGTCACAGAGTGAACTGCTGAGCGAAGAACCGGAGACGGTATTCCGGCGCCTCTTCTGGCAGGAAAACGTCCAGCATTTCGAGCCGGTCACGGCGCGCTTCGAATGCACGTGCTCGCGCGAGAAAGTCGGCGCAATGCTGAAGATGCTCGGCCGCGCTGAAGTCGACAGCGTGATCGAGGAACGCGGCCACGTCGAGATTCATTGCGAGTTTTGCAATCAGCGCTACGAGTTCGACCCGGTCGACGTCGCGCAACTTTTCGTGGCCAGCGGACTCTCACAAGGCGTGACGCCGGCAGCCGCGCAGCGGCATTGA
- the ftsB gene encoding cell division protein FtsB, whose amino-acid sequence MRLVTAVLIVLLALIQYPLWWGHGGWLRVHELQGQLAQQLQKNADAKLRNERIQGEVQDLQNGTAAVEERARYEMGMVKDGEVFVQFVSPNQPLPVPATPSANTSTRGEVSAAPLHVVPNPESRAKPDRKHGGKAAAAKEKKPAH is encoded by the coding sequence ATGCGGCTTGTCACTGCTGTCTTGATCGTTCTGCTGGCGTTGATTCAGTACCCGCTCTGGTGGGGGCATGGCGGCTGGCTGCGCGTGCATGAGTTGCAGGGCCAACTCGCGCAGCAACTGCAGAAGAATGCCGACGCAAAGCTGCGCAACGAGCGCATCCAGGGCGAAGTGCAGGATCTGCAAAATGGCACGGCCGCGGTCGAAGAGCGGGCGCGCTACGAAATGGGCATGGTCAAGGACGGCGAAGTGTTCGTGCAGTTCGTGTCGCCGAATCAACCGTTGCCGGTGCCCGCCACGCCATCGGCGAACACCTCGACGCGCGGTGAGGTGTCGGCGGCGCCGCTGCACGTGGTGCCGAATCCCGAGTCGCGCGCGAAGCCGGATCGCAAGCATGGCGGCAAGGCGGCGGCTGCGAAGGAGAAGAAGCCGGCGCACTGA